A window of Mycobacteriales bacterium contains these coding sequences:
- a CDS encoding class I SAM-dependent methyltransferase — protein MNADEWNARYAEIDLVWGAEPNRFVAAELADRPSGHALDVACGEGRNAIWLASRGWSVVGIDFSATAIDRARRLAEQAGVSERTDFAVVDVATDPLPAGSYDAVVISYLHLSAEVRSLVIGSAAELVARDGVLLVVGHDSTNLTAGVGGPQDPDVLFDPEDIVADIGGQLVIDKAERVHRPVTTPDGDRVAIDALVLASRH, from the coding sequence GTGAACGCGGACGAATGGAACGCCCGGTACGCCGAGATCGATCTGGTGTGGGGAGCCGAGCCGAACCGGTTCGTGGCCGCGGAGCTCGCCGACCGACCGTCCGGGCACGCGCTCGATGTCGCCTGCGGTGAGGGACGCAACGCGATCTGGCTGGCGTCCCGTGGTTGGTCGGTAGTCGGCATCGACTTCTCGGCCACCGCGATCGACCGCGCCCGCCGGCTCGCGGAGCAGGCCGGCGTCAGCGAGCGGACCGACTTCGCCGTCGTCGACGTCGCCACCGACCCACTACCGGCAGGCAGCTATGACGCAGTCGTGATCTCCTACCTGCATCTTTCGGCCGAGGTCCGCAGCCTGGTGATTGGATCTGCGGCCGAGCTCGTCGCCCGCGACGGCGTGCTGCTCGTCGTGGGGCACGACAGCACGAACCTGACCGCCGGCGTCGGCGGCCCGCAGGATCCCGACGTCCTGTTCGACCCGGAGGACATCGTCGCCGACATCGGTGGGCAGCTGGTGATCGACAAGGCGGAACGCGTCCATCGGCCGGTCACGACACCGGACGGCGACCGCGTCGCCATCGATGCGTTGGTCCTTGCATCACGTCACTGA
- the fabG gene encoding 3-oxoacyl-ACP reductase FabG produces MTEATGRSVLVTGGNHGIGLGIARRLTAAGHRVAVTHHSSGAPDGLYGVKCDVADPASVKEAVDAVAAEQGPVEVLVANAGITRDGLLMRMPDQDWDDVIDTNLRGAWAATRAVIPAMAKARYGRLLFVSSVSGMLGSAGQVNYAASKAGLIGLARSVAREYAARGITANVLAPGLVDTGMTTVLTDSQRDDIISRTPLKRIASVDEVAAVAAFLVSDDASYVTGAVIPVDGGLGMGH; encoded by the coding sequence ATGACCGAGGCCACCGGGCGATCGGTCCTGGTCACGGGTGGCAACCACGGCATCGGCCTCGGCATCGCCCGACGGCTGACCGCCGCCGGCCACCGGGTGGCCGTCACGCATCACTCGAGCGGCGCACCGGACGGGTTGTACGGCGTCAAATGTGACGTGGCCGACCCGGCGTCGGTGAAGGAGGCCGTCGACGCGGTCGCCGCCGAGCAGGGCCCGGTCGAGGTGCTGGTCGCCAACGCCGGCATCACTCGCGACGGACTGCTGATGCGGATGCCGGACCAGGACTGGGACGACGTCATCGACACCAACCTGCGCGGCGCGTGGGCGGCGACCCGGGCCGTGATCCCGGCAATGGCCAAGGCGAGGTACGGCCGGCTGCTGTTCGTGTCGAGCGTGTCCGGAATGCTCGGCTCGGCCGGCCAGGTCAACTACGCGGCGTCCAAGGCCGGTCTGATCGGGCTGGCCCGCTCGGTTGCCCGGGAGTACGCCGCGCGCGGGATCACCGCGAACGTGCTCGCGCCCGGGCTGGTCGACACCGGGATGACCACCGTGCTCACGGACAGCCAACGCGACGACATCATCTCCCGCACGCCGCTGAAGCGGATCGCGAGCGTCGACGAGGTCGCCGCCGTCGCGGCATTCTTGGTCAGCGACGACGCGTCGTACGTCACGGGTGCGGTCATCCCCGTCGACGGTGGGTTGGGAATGGGGCATTGA
- a CDS encoding metal-dependent transcriptional regulator: MNHEHDLIDTAEMYLRTVFELEEEGVVPLRARIAERLDQSVPTVSQTVARMERDGLLTVTADRRIELTPIGRSAAIRVMRKHRLAECLLVDIIGLDWQLVHDEACRWEHVMSETVERRLLEILGHPTESPYGNPIPGLDELGDVGGENFLGGLVALTDVPAATTSVVVRRIGEPIQSDTKLLTRLRKAGFRPNTSVPVGRKDGRVLIGQGTRAVELDDATAAHVFVTATG; this comes from the coding sequence GTGAACCACGAGCACGACCTGATCGACACCGCCGAGATGTACCTGCGCACGGTGTTCGAGCTCGAGGAAGAAGGCGTCGTGCCGCTTCGCGCACGGATCGCCGAGCGGCTCGACCAGAGTGTTCCGACCGTCTCGCAGACGGTGGCCCGGATGGAGCGCGACGGCCTGCTCACGGTGACGGCCGACCGCCGGATCGAGCTCACGCCGATCGGTCGTTCGGCGGCCATTCGCGTGATGCGCAAGCACCGGCTCGCCGAGTGCCTGCTGGTCGACATCATCGGCCTGGACTGGCAGCTGGTGCACGACGAGGCATGCCGTTGGGAGCACGTGATGAGCGAGACGGTGGAACGGAGGTTGCTCGAGATCCTCGGTCATCCGACCGAGTCCCCGTACGGCAATCCGATCCCCGGTCTCGACGAGCTCGGTGACGTCGGTGGCGAGAACTTCCTCGGTGGTCTGGTTGCGCTGACCGACGTGCCTGCGGCGACCACGAGCGTGGTGGTCCGCCGGATCGGGGAACCGATCCAGTCCGACACCAAGCTGCTCACCCGGCTGCGCAAGGCCGGCTTCCGGCCGAACACCAGCGTTCCGGTCGGTCGCAAGGATGGCCGCGTGCTGATCGGGCAGGGCACCCGAGCCGTCGAGCTCGACGACGCCACCGCCGCGCACGTGTTCGTGACTGCCACCGGTTGA
- a CDS encoding SDR family oxidoreductase: MSDTGGVIVVSGGGSGIGRATVERLARDGWPILAVGRREEPLRLIADDLGDQVDTLAADVATESGAALVAAKIEDIRLGCKGVVAAAGGISPSSDGDERQLDDVRRDWQVAFDSNVLSAVLLVEALRDDLEQGGGRVVLLSSVAALRGSGGGPYGAMKAALHAWMFDLARDLGRHGGTANVVAPGFVPDTEFWAGRLTDESRRERAGQTLTGREGFPEEIASLISWLLGPDGGWMTGQVLSPNGGVVLGR; encoded by the coding sequence GTGAGCGATACCGGTGGTGTCATCGTCGTCAGCGGGGGTGGATCAGGAATCGGGCGGGCGACCGTCGAGCGGCTCGCAAGGGATGGCTGGCCGATCCTCGCGGTTGGCCGGCGAGAGGAGCCGTTGCGGCTGATCGCCGATGACCTCGGCGATCAGGTCGACACCCTCGCAGCCGACGTCGCGACCGAGTCGGGCGCGGCGCTGGTCGCGGCAAAGATCGAGGACATCCGGCTCGGTTGCAAAGGTGTCGTGGCCGCGGCGGGTGGCATTTCGCCGTCGTCGGACGGCGACGAGCGTCAGTTAGACGATGTGCGGCGCGACTGGCAGGTCGCGTTCGACTCGAACGTGCTCAGCGCCGTGCTTCTGGTCGAAGCACTGCGAGACGACTTGGAGCAAGGGGGCGGCCGGGTGGTCCTGCTGTCGTCGGTGGCGGCGTTGCGCGGCAGTGGTGGCGGTCCATACGGCGCGATGAAAGCGGCGCTGCACGCGTGGATGTTCGATCTCGCCCGAGATCTCGGTCGCCACGGAGGCACGGCGAACGTCGTCGCTCCCGGCTTCGTCCCGGACACCGAGTTCTGGGCCGGCCGACTCACCGACGAGTCCCGGCGCGAGCGAGCCGGCCAGACACTGACCGGTCGAGAGGGGTTTCCCGAGGAGATCGCGTCGCTGATCTCCTGGTTGCTCGGCCCGGACGGCGGCTGGATGACCGGCCAGGTTCTTTCGCCGAACGGCGGGGTGGTCCTCGGCCGCTGA
- a CDS encoding LysE family translocator — MTVALAEFTLAATLVVLLPGPDTLVVIRSLLQRGRQQALRTVLGVLTGLSTWACCAALGISALLRASHDGYTALRIAGAAYLCLLGIQAFRSRGATAEIDRTESRRRSVIGTGYLAGLMTDLLNPKVGVFFVTFLPAFVPHGAAVAPVTLLFGVIFVALTGLYFVVLIRFADHLVAGMRKPRLRQALDRCTGAVLVGFGLRLALTP, encoded by the coding sequence GTGACCGTTGCCCTCGCCGAGTTCACCCTCGCCGCCACCCTGGTCGTGCTGCTGCCCGGGCCGGACACGCTGGTCGTCATCCGGTCACTGCTCCAGCGCGGGCGGCAGCAGGCGTTGCGGACGGTGCTCGGAGTACTGACCGGGCTCTCCACGTGGGCGTGCTGCGCCGCACTCGGGATCTCGGCGCTGCTGCGCGCGAGCCATGACGGCTACACCGCTCTGCGGATCGCCGGTGCGGCGTACCTGTGCCTGCTCGGCATCCAGGCGTTCCGCTCGCGCGGGGCGACGGCAGAGATCGACCGCACCGAATCTCGACGTCGAAGTGTGATCGGGACCGGCTATCTGGCGGGACTCATGACCGACCTGCTCAACCCGAAGGTTGGCGTCTTCTTCGTGACCTTCCTGCCGGCGTTCGTTCCGCACGGTGCAGCGGTGGCACCGGTCACGCTGTTGTTCGGGGTGATCTTCGTTGCGCTGACCGGGTTGTATTTCGTGGTTCTCATCCGGTTCGCCGACCACCTGGTCGCCGGCATGCGCAAGCCGCGGTTGCGGCAGGCGCTCGACCGCTGCACCGGCGCCGTCCTGGTCGGATTCGGACTGCGCCTCGCGTTGACCCCGTAG
- a CDS encoding DUF1801 domain-containing protein, protein MSAAEIDAYLAGVEEPKRSTLDEVRTRILEVIPDAEQTISYGCPAFKVNGKTVAGFAAFKNHLSYLPHSGSVFRELADETREYEQTTGSLHFPIDEPLPRPLIKKLLEIRMRQAGVGE, encoded by the coding sequence ATGTCAGCGGCAGAGATCGATGCTTACCTGGCCGGAGTCGAGGAGCCGAAGCGGTCGACGCTCGATGAGGTGCGCACGCGCATCCTCGAGGTGATCCCGGATGCCGAGCAGACCATCTCGTACGGTTGCCCGGCGTTCAAGGTGAACGGGAAGACCGTCGCCGGCTTCGCGGCCTTCAAGAACCATCTCAGCTACCTGCCGCACAGCGGCTCCGTCTTTCGTGAGCTCGCGGATGAGACCCGCGAGTACGAGCAGACCACCGGTTCGCTGCACTTCCCGATCGACGAGCCGCTCCCTCGACCGCTGATCAAGAAGCTGCTCGAGATCAGAATGCGACAGGCGGGTGTCGGTGAATGA
- the paaK gene encoding phenylacetate--CoA ligase PaaK, which produces MLDLTPRPEDLEPIERASVDELRALQLERLQWSLHHAYDNVPHYRRAFDAAGVHPEDCRELADLARFPLTTKADLRENYPYGMFAVPPGAVRRIHASSGTTGRPTVVGYTDNDIRTWAAVVARSIRASGGRPGDKVHVAYGYGLFTGGLGAHYGAEALGCTVIPVSGGMTERQVLLIRDFRPDVIMVTPSYMLAIVDELERQGIDPRDTSLKVGIFGAEPWTNDMRLEIERRLDMHAVDIYGLSEVMGPGVANECVETKDGLHIWEDHFYPEVIDPENGAVLPDGQEGELVFTSLTKEAMPVVRYRTRDLTRLLPGTARTMRRMEKITGRTDDMIILRGVNVFPTQIEELILRTPALSPHFQCVLRREGRMDAMTVRVERRADHSADAARLAGEQLADTVKSTIGVSLDVEVVEPDGVERSVGKMRRIVDER; this is translated from the coding sequence ATGCTCGATCTGACCCCGAGGCCCGAGGACCTCGAGCCGATCGAACGCGCCTCGGTCGACGAGTTGCGCGCGCTTCAGCTCGAGCGGCTGCAGTGGTCGCTCCATCACGCCTACGACAACGTTCCGCATTACCGGAGGGCCTTCGATGCCGCGGGCGTCCATCCCGAGGACTGCAGGGAGCTCGCCGACCTCGCGCGGTTCCCGCTCACCACCAAGGCCGACCTTCGCGAGAACTACCCCTACGGAATGTTCGCCGTGCCGCCGGGCGCCGTGCGCCGCATCCACGCCTCGAGCGGAACGACCGGCCGGCCGACCGTCGTCGGCTATACCGACAACGACATCCGCACCTGGGCTGCGGTGGTCGCGCGCTCGATCCGCGCCTCCGGTGGCCGGCCCGGCGACAAGGTGCACGTCGCCTACGGCTACGGCCTGTTCACCGGCGGACTCGGTGCGCACTACGGCGCAGAGGCGCTCGGTTGCACGGTGATCCCCGTCTCGGGCGGCATGACCGAGCGGCAGGTGCTTCTCATCCGGGACTTCCGTCCGGACGTCATCATGGTGACGCCGTCGTACATGCTTGCGATCGTCGACGAGCTCGAACGGCAGGGCATCGATCCGCGTGACACCTCGCTCAAGGTGGGCATCTTCGGCGCGGAGCCGTGGACGAACGACATGCGACTGGAGATCGAGCGGCGTCTCGACATGCATGCGGTCGACATCTACGGCCTGTCCGAGGTGATGGGGCCGGGGGTCGCGAACGAGTGCGTCGAGACCAAGGACGGCCTGCACATCTGGGAGGACCACTTCTACCCCGAGGTCATCGACCCGGAGAACGGCGCGGTGCTGCCCGACGGGCAAGAGGGCGAGCTGGTCTTCACCTCCCTGACCAAGGAAGCGATGCCCGTCGTCCGCTATCGCACGCGAGATCTCACGCGCCTGCTCCCGGGTACGGCGCGCACGATGCGGCGGATGGAGAAGATCACCGGCCGCACCGACGACATGATCATCCTGCGCGGCGTCAACGTGTTCCCGACCCAGATCGAGGAGCTCATCCTCCGGACGCCTGCCCTCTCACCGCACTTCCAATGCGTCCTACGACGGGAGGGTCGCATGGACGCGATGACGGTGCGGGTCGAGCGCCGCGCGGATCATTCCGCGGATGCGGCGCGGCTCGCCGGGGAGCAGCTGGCCGACACGGTGAAGTCGACGATCGGAGTGAGCCTCGACGTGGAGGTCGTCGAGCCCGACGGCGTCGAACGGTCGGTCGGCAAGATGCGGCGGATCGTCGACGAGCGTTGA
- a CDS encoding glycoside hydrolase family 15 protein has protein sequence MRLLALVIAVPTIAALAIPAIGATEHPAERARSAPAAQAPGKTAVFTPADKQGFGTAYGTASKVWFTLRAGTLSDTYYPNLSTPSVRSLQLVVTDGSHFTDVENSATHHRIRLLDRRSLTYQQVDTAKSGDYRITKTYVSDPKRATVLVRVHFTSLTDHPYKVYVVYEPALGNDGMHDAARTVGSSLVAKASGVASAIRTAPSLRATDNGFLGTASSGLTQLKRHHLLTSHFGSAGKGDVVQTARTALTGRPGHRSMTLALGFGASTRSARATAGVSLRKGFGSARAGYEAGWHRFLSSLKPAPASVSSYRTLYDVSLMVLAAGEDKTHRGAFIASPTMPWEWGTPKGTAPNPSGPYHLVWARDLYQIATALLLAGDRGAAQRAEHFLFHTQQKADGQFPQNSTVTGKPFWTGHQLDEWSFPIVLAWELGDHGAATWAKVKKAADQIVKAGPTTQQERWENQSGYSPATLAAEVAGLVCAASIAKANGHAGASAHYLAVADKWRSHIESWTVTTNGPLSKQPYFLRLTKNGKPNTGVKYAIGDSGPKAVDQRKVVDPSFLELVRLGVLPYNDPDVLSTLPVVDRQLEVQTPEGPMWHRYSYDGYGETRTGKPWVIQGTGTPKTYGRLWPLLSGERGEYAIAAGQSAAPYLKAMAGAAGQGYLLPEQVWDGRPPTGTDGRRLGTPTMSAMPLLWTHAQFIRLAWDMQAGRILEQPSVVACRYLKTDCTPQ, from the coding sequence ATGCGACTACTCGCGCTGGTGATTGCGGTGCCGACGATCGCCGCGCTCGCGATTCCGGCCATTGGCGCGACCGAGCATCCGGCGGAGAGGGCTCGCTCGGCGCCGGCCGCGCAGGCACCGGGCAAGACCGCCGTCTTCACACCCGCCGACAAGCAGGGCTTCGGCACGGCGTACGGCACGGCGAGCAAGGTCTGGTTCACCCTGCGCGCGGGCACCCTGTCCGACACGTACTACCCGAACCTCAGCACGCCGAGTGTCCGCTCGCTCCAGCTGGTGGTCACGGACGGCAGCCACTTCACCGATGTCGAGAACAGCGCGACGCATCATCGGATCCGGCTGCTGGACCGGCGCAGCCTCACCTATCAGCAGGTGGATACGGCCAAGTCCGGTGACTACCGGATCACGAAGACGTACGTGAGCGACCCCAAGCGCGCCACGGTGCTCGTGCGAGTGCACTTCACCTCGCTCACCGATCATCCCTACAAGGTGTACGTCGTGTACGAGCCTGCGCTGGGCAACGACGGCATGCACGACGCGGCGCGGACGGTTGGATCCTCGCTGGTGGCAAAGGCTTCCGGGGTGGCCAGCGCGATCCGCACGGCGCCGTCGCTGCGGGCGACGGACAACGGCTTCCTCGGCACGGCGAGCAGCGGACTGACGCAGCTCAAACGCCACCACTTGTTGACGAGTCACTTCGGCAGCGCGGGAAAGGGCGACGTCGTGCAGACGGCGCGCACCGCGCTCACCGGACGGCCAGGACATCGGTCCATGACGTTGGCGCTCGGCTTCGGCGCGTCCACTAGGTCTGCCCGGGCCACCGCAGGCGTCTCGCTGCGCAAGGGTTTCGGGTCGGCCAGAGCCGGATACGAAGCCGGCTGGCACCGGTTCCTGTCCTCGTTGAAGCCGGCGCCGGCCAGCGTGTCGTCGTACCGGACCCTGTATGACGTCTCGCTGATGGTGCTTGCTGCCGGCGAGGACAAGACCCATCGCGGCGCCTTCATCGCCTCGCCCACGATGCCGTGGGAGTGGGGTACGCCCAAGGGCACGGCGCCGAACCCGTCCGGGCCTTATCACCTCGTCTGGGCGCGCGACCTCTACCAGATCGCCACTGCGCTGCTGCTCGCCGGCGACCGCGGCGCGGCGCAACGGGCCGAACACTTCCTCTTCCATACCCAGCAGAAGGCCGACGGCCAGTTCCCGCAGAACTCGACGGTGACGGGGAAGCCGTTCTGGACCGGCCATCAGCTCGATGAGTGGTCGTTCCCGATCGTGTTGGCCTGGGAGCTCGGCGATCACGGTGCGGCCACCTGGGCGAAGGTCAAGAAAGCCGCCGACCAGATCGTGAAGGCCGGTCCGACCACTCAGCAGGAGCGGTGGGAGAACCAGAGCGGCTACAGCCCCGCCACGCTGGCCGCGGAGGTGGCCGGGCTGGTGTGCGCCGCTAGCATCGCGAAGGCCAACGGCCACGCCGGTGCCTCGGCCCACTACCTCGCGGTCGCGGACAAGTGGCGGTCACACATCGAGTCATGGACCGTCACCACGAACGGCCCGCTGTCGAAGCAGCCGTACTTCCTGCGCCTGACGAAGAACGGCAAGCCGAATACCGGCGTGAAGTATGCGATCGGCGACTCGGGGCCGAAGGCGGTCGACCAGCGCAAGGTTGTCGACCCATCGTTCCTCGAGCTGGTGCGGCTCGGGGTCCTGCCGTACAACGATCCGGACGTGCTGAGCACCCTTCCGGTCGTGGACCGCCAGCTCGAGGTGCAGACTCCGGAGGGCCCGATGTGGCATCGCTACAGCTACGACGGGTACGGCGAGACGCGCACCGGCAAACCCTGGGTGATTCAAGGCACCGGTACCCCGAAGACCTACGGCCGGCTGTGGCCACTGCTCTCCGGTGAGCGTGGCGAGTACGCGATCGCGGCCGGGCAGTCGGCAGCGCCGTACCTCAAGGCGATGGCCGGCGCGGCCGGTCAGGGGTACCTGCTGCCCGAGCAGGTGTGGGACGGCCGGCCGCCCACCGGCACCGACGGCCGACGGCTCGGAACGCCGACGATGTCGGCGATGCCGTTGCTGTGGACGCACGCGCAGTTCATCCGGCTGGCGTGGGACATGCAGGCCGGTCGGATTCTCGAGCAGCCGTCGGTCGTTGCTTGCCGCTATCTGAAGACGGACTGCACTCCTCAGTGA
- the fabI gene encoding enoyl-ACP reductase FabI yields MGLLDGKTILVTGVLTNASIAYKVAEIAQVEGASVILTGVGRSLSLTTRIAQRLPQPAPVVPLDVTSESELEGLAAAIGDHAEALDGVLHAIGFAPPTALGGGFFTAPWDDVSTAMHISTYSLVSLARAALPLMPSGGSLVGLDFDATRAWPAYDWMGVAKAGLESATRYLARELGPRAVRVNLVAAGPLRTMAAKSIPGFDEFDQVWKERAPLGWDVSDTTPAARACVALLSDWFPATTGSVVHVDGGVHAVGA; encoded by the coding sequence ATGGGACTGCTTGACGGCAAGACGATCCTCGTCACCGGCGTACTGACCAACGCCTCGATCGCCTACAAGGTCGCGGAGATCGCCCAGGTCGAGGGGGCATCGGTCATCCTCACCGGCGTCGGGCGCAGCCTGTCGCTGACCACCCGGATCGCGCAGCGACTCCCCCAACCCGCACCCGTCGTTCCGCTGGACGTCACGAGCGAGAGCGAGCTCGAGGGCCTGGCCGCGGCGATCGGGGACCACGCCGAAGCGCTCGACGGCGTTCTGCACGCGATCGGGTTCGCGCCGCCGACGGCGCTCGGCGGCGGCTTCTTCACTGCACCGTGGGACGACGTCTCGACGGCGATGCACATCTCGACATACTCGCTGGTCTCGCTCGCCCGCGCAGCGCTGCCCTTGATGCCGAGCGGTGGCTCCCTGGTCGGGCTCGACTTCGACGCGACCCGCGCCTGGCCGGCGTACGACTGGATGGGCGTGGCGAAAGCGGGGCTCGAGTCCGCCACCCGTTACCTGGCCCGTGAGCTCGGACCGCGGGCCGTGCGGGTCAACCTGGTCGCGGCCGGACCGCTGCGCACGATGGCCGCCAAGTCGATTCCCGGATTCGACGAGTTCGACCAGGTCTGGAAGGAGCGCGCGCCGCTCGGCTGGGACGTCTCCGACACCACCCCGGCGGCGCGTGCGTGTGTCGCCTTGCTCTCCGACTGGTTCCCGGCGACGACCGGCTCGGTCGTCCATGTCGACGGCGGGGTTCACGCCGTCGGCGCCTAG
- a CDS encoding GNAT family N-acetyltransferase, with protein MHNSHIHLDIARQRAEALRNEVHALRLPSEHRITIRPLTLRDREIVTEVFAGLGLESRIRRFHGPKKRLSRAEIRYLTEIDHHDHEALAALTREGRGLGVARFVRLHSRPDAAEVAIAVVDDWHGRGVGTALMQLLGRRARAVGVTHFTAAVTTENTAVPRLLKTINAEVVHQSRRGTVVQYEIVIPPDDASADGLVACGVGGGPATG; from the coding sequence ATGCACAACTCACACATTCACCTGGACATCGCCAGGCAGCGAGCGGAAGCGCTGCGCAACGAGGTGCACGCGCTACGGCTGCCGAGCGAGCATCGCATCACCATCCGGCCGCTCACGTTGCGTGACCGGGAGATCGTCACCGAGGTGTTCGCGGGCCTCGGACTCGAGTCGAGAATCCGGCGCTTCCACGGGCCGAAGAAGCGGCTGAGCCGAGCCGAGATCCGGTACCTGACCGAGATCGACCACCACGATCACGAGGCGCTGGCCGCCCTCACCCGCGAGGGACGCGGGCTCGGGGTCGCGCGCTTCGTCCGGCTGCACTCGCGTCCAGACGCCGCCGAGGTCGCGATCGCGGTCGTGGACGACTGGCACGGTCGCGGGGTCGGTACGGCGCTGATGCAGTTGCTCGGGCGACGGGCCCGTGCGGTGGGTGTCACCCACTTCACGGCCGCGGTCACGACCGAGAACACGGCAGTGCCGCGGCTGCTCAAGACGATCAACGCCGAGGTCGTTCACCAGAGCCGCCGAGGCACCGTCGTGCAGTACGAGATCGTCATCCCACCCGACGACGCGTCGGCCGACGGTCTCGTCGCCTGCGGCGTCGGCGGGGGACCAGCTACTGGCTGA
- a CDS encoding NAD-dependent epimerase/dehydratase family protein: MKVLVLGGTRFVGRALVTDALARGDDVTVVSRGDSGPPPDGAGWVRGERTEPETLRSLTSDRWDAVVDTWDGDPAAVEQSAAALANRASWYGYVSSRSVYRWPFEPGSDESAPVVEAEPEGGYPAYKRGGELAVLRHFAGRSMLARAGLILGPHEDAGRLTWWLQRAAQGGCLVAPEPAERVMQLVDARDLAAFILGGAHAGVAGAFNVVCPRAAAFTTRRLVEACAEVTGAGAEPVWVPERVLRRAGVAEWDDLPGWIPEDSEGAGMHDCDVSAALAHGLTWRPLEQTVADTWAWMQTLPPRARRPLRPGLPRRGLSAEQEQAIWWLMANPRNRS; this comes from the coding sequence GTGAAGGTGCTGGTACTCGGCGGGACCAGGTTCGTCGGCCGCGCTCTCGTCACGGACGCGCTTGCCCGCGGTGACGACGTGACCGTGGTCAGCCGCGGTGACAGCGGGCCGCCGCCGGACGGGGCCGGCTGGGTGCGCGGCGAGCGGACGGAGCCGGAGACCCTGCGGTCGCTGACCTCGGACCGGTGGGACGCGGTCGTCGACACCTGGGACGGCGACCCGGCGGCGGTCGAGCAGTCCGCGGCGGCGCTTGCGAATCGCGCTTCCTGGTACGGCTACGTGTCGAGCCGCTCGGTCTACCGCTGGCCGTTCGAGCCGGGAAGCGACGAGTCCGCACCGGTCGTCGAGGCCGAGCCCGAGGGCGGCTATCCGGCGTACAAGCGCGGCGGGGAGCTCGCCGTCCTCAGGCACTTCGCGGGCCGGTCGATGCTCGCCCGCGCCGGCTTGATCCTCGGTCCGCACGAGGACGCGGGCCGCCTGACCTGGTGGCTGCAGCGAGCCGCGCAGGGTGGCTGCCTGGTCGCGCCCGAGCCGGCCGAGCGGGTGATGCAGCTGGTTGATGCGCGCGATCTCGCGGCGTTCATCCTCGGCGGCGCCCACGCCGGCGTTGCCGGCGCGTTCAACGTCGTGTGCCCGCGCGCGGCCGCCTTCACGACCCGTCGCCTGGTCGAGGCGTGCGCCGAGGTCACCGGTGCGGGGGCGGAGCCGGTGTGGGTGCCCGAGCGCGTCCTGCGCCGCGCCGGGGTGGCCGAGTGGGACGACCTGCCGGGTTGGATCCCCGAGGACAGCGAAGGCGCCGGCATGCATGACTGCGATGTCTCTGCCGCGCTCGCTCATGGGCTCACCTGGCGGCCGCTCGAGCAAACCGTCGCCGACACCTGGGCCTGGATGCAGACGCTGCCGCCAAGGGCGCGTCGGCCGCTGCGGCCCGGCCTGCCGCGCCGCGGTCTCAGCGCCGAGCAGGAGCAGGCGATCTGGTGGCTGATGGCAAATCCCCGTAACCGTTCCTGA
- the folP gene encoding dihydropteroate synthase — protein sequence MAIVNATPDSFFDRGRDFGTAAALSRVAQVVDEGAEVIDIGGVRAGPGDDVDAGEELRRVLPVVEAARSRFPDAVLSVDTWRAEVADVVCRAGADVINDAWGGVDKELSRVAATHGAGLVCSHAGGRAPRTRPHRVWYDDVVAETTAYLCRLADDAVAAGVRRDGIVIDPAHDFGKNSRHSLLLTRHTDALVATGWPVLMSMSRKDFVGEVLDLPPDERLEGTLAATAVAAWQGARVFRAHDVTATRRVLRMVAAIQGEVDLSVGRRGLA from the coding sequence ATGGCGATCGTCAACGCGACACCCGACTCGTTCTTCGATCGCGGTCGCGACTTCGGGACGGCAGCCGCCCTCAGCCGGGTCGCTCAGGTGGTGGACGAAGGCGCCGAGGTCATCGACATCGGCGGGGTCCGGGCCGGCCCCGGCGACGACGTGGACGCGGGCGAGGAGCTGCGTCGCGTGCTTCCCGTCGTCGAGGCAGCGCGCTCGCGCTTTCCCGATGCCGTGTTGAGTGTCGATACCTGGCGGGCGGAGGTCGCCGACGTGGTCTGCCGCGCAGGGGCCGACGTGATCAATGACGCGTGGGGAGGGGTCGACAAGGAGCTCTCGAGAGTGGCGGCGACGCACGGAGCGGGCCTGGTGTGTTCGCACGCCGGTGGGCGGGCGCCACGCACGCGTCCGCATCGGGTTTGGTACGACGACGTCGTCGCCGAGACGACGGCGTACCTGTGCCGCCTTGCCGACGACGCCGTGGCTGCCGGTGTCCGGCGGGACGGGATCGTCATCGACCCGGCGCACGACTTCGGCAAGAACAGCAGGCACTCGTTGCTGCTGACCAGGCATACCGACGCGCTGGTTGCGACCGGCTGGCCGGTGCTCATGTCCATGTCACGCAAGGACTTCGTCGGTGAGGTGCTCGACCTTCCGCCCGACGAACGGCTCGAAGGCACGCTCGCCGCGACCGCGGTTGCTGCCTGGCAGGGGGCGCGGGTCTTTCGCGCGCACGACGTGACCGCGACCCGGCGGGTCCTGCGGATGGTCGCGGCGATCCAGGGCGAGGTCGACCTCTCGGTTGGACGAAGAGGACTGGCGTGA